TGATGGAGATCCACATGGCAGGCTCGCCGAGATGGGCGGCCGTCGACGATGCCGCCCGACTGCGCGATGCGCTGGGCGTTCAGCCCCCCGTTGGGGTCCCGCAGGTGTTCCTGGATCCGGTGGAAGATCCCCTGAGCGATGTCGTCTCGAGGTTCGCCCGCACCCACTGCCCGTTCTCAGTGGAGGCCGCCTCAGCCGCCCTCGGATTGCCGACTGCGGTCGTCGCCGCCGCGTTGGCATCCCTCGAAGCGGCGGGACGAGTCGTCCACGGCGCCTTCCGGCCGGACGGTTCGGAAACAGAGTGGGTGGACAACGAGGTGCTCCGCCGCATCAAGCGGCGATCGCTGGCCGTGCTTCGCTCCGAAATCGAGCCGGTCGACACCGCCACGATGGCTGCATTCGCAATCAACTGGCACGGGGTGGGAAGTGCCAGGCGTTCTTCCGATCGACTGGTCGAGATCGTTCGTCAGCTGCAGGGCTATCCCGTTGCCGCCTCCGCCTTGGAGAGTGACATCCTGGCGGTACGAATGCGCTACGACCCGGCGATGCTGGACCAGTTGATGCTGGCCGGCGACATCGTCTGGGTCGGCCACGGCTCGCTGGGACCCCGCGACGGCAAGCTGGCCCTGTTCTTCCGCGAGCAGCTCTCGAAACTCGCCCTTCAGAGACCGACCGATTTCACAGCAACCGGGATGCATGACTCCATCCTCGATCTCCTGCTGCGACGTGGAGCATCGTTCTTCGCCGATATCTACGCAGCGGCCGGCGGCGGCGATCCCGATGCGGTCCACGATGCCCTCTGGGACCTCGTGTGGCAGGGACTGGTAACCAACGACACCCTGGCACCCGTCCGCTCACTGTCCGCGAGCAGAAGCAAGGGTTCACGTCGAAGAGCATTGCGATCAACATTTGCTCCCTCTACCGCCGGACGCTGGTGGTTGGTCTCCGAGGCGATGAACACGGAACTCCCCGACACCATCCGCAGCACGGCCTGGACGGACCTGCTGCTGGAGCGCCACGGCGTTGTGACGCGGGACGGCGCGTCGGCCGAGGCCGTACCCGGCGGGTTCACACGCTTCTACCCGATCCTGCGTCGGATGGAGGACATCGGCAAGGTACGCCGCGGCTACTTCGTGGAGGGGATGGGCGGCGCTCAGTTCGCTCTGCCCGGCGCAGTCGACCGCCTCCGCACGAGAGGAGACGCCACCGAAGCGCTCGCTGCTACGGATCCGGCCAACCTGTACGGAGCCGCGCTTCCCTGGCCGGCTCACCCGGCCGGCCGCCCGGCCAGAGCAGCGGGCTCCTGGGTAGTTATTCGTTCGGGATCCCTGGCGGCGTATGTGGATCGGCGACGCATACTCACGTTCGAAGAGCCGGACGATTCCGTGGCGGCTGCGGTCGGCTCGATCGGACGACGCAGGGGAAGGATGACCGTCAACGAGATCGACGGTGAGCCGCCCTCAGCAGCACCCCTCGGAACCTCTCTTCAGCTCCACGGATTCGCCGTGACGCCTCGCGGCCTCGCCTATCGCGGCGGCAAGTAGCGCCGGTAGCCTCGTGCGGCTGGTTGGTAGTAGCGTGCCCGCATGGCCTCCTTCAGCATGACCGTTCGCTCGGGTCACCCCGATTTTCTCGACCTCGAATGGGACAAGTCCATCGTCGAGTGGACGACCGGTCGCATCGTCTACCTACCGAAAGGCATCTCTCGCCATGAGGTGCGATTCGTCGTGTATCCGGAAGGCACATACGTCGTGAAGGAACTCCCCCGGCGCGCCGCCCGGCGCGATTACGCGGTCCTGCGCGATCTGGAGGGCACCGGAGTTCCCGCGGTCGTCCCGATCGGGCTCGTTGAGGATCGTTCGGGTGACCCGCACGAAGAGAGGTCCTCGGCGCTCATCACCCGCTACGCCGATTTCTCGTTTTCGTATCGTGAACTCTTGGAAGGTGCCGGCTTCGGACCGAGACGTACTCAGATGCTCGACGCGTTCGCCTGGCTGCTGGTTCAGCTCCACCTTGCCGGATGTTTCTGGGGCGATTGCTCTCTCTCGAACGTGCTCTATCGCTTCGATGCCGACGCCATCGAAACCATCATGGTCGACGCCGAAACCGCAGAGATCCACGCGGAGCTCAGTGAAGGGCGCCGCATGGAAGACCTCCAGATCATGATCGAGAATGTTGCCGGCGGAATGGCCGACATAGCCGCCCGGCAGGGTTACGACCTCGACGAAGCAGACCTCGAGCTGGGCGAGGACATCGCGGCGCGTTATCTCGCCCTCTGGCTTGAGCTCAATGAGGAACTGGTGATACGTCCGGAGGAGCGCTATCGCATTCGCGAACGAGTTGAGCGACTGAACAGTCTCGGGCTGAGTGTGGATGAGGTCGAGCTTCTCCCCTCCGAGGAAGGGAGGCGGATCAAGGTTCATCTCAGGATCGGAGTGCGCGACTTCCATGCCAGGCGCCTCGAGGAGCTGACCGGAGTCCGGGCTCTGGAGCAGCAGGCTCGATACATCCTCGGGGATGTTCACTACTTCTACGCCCAGCAGCCTTCCAATTCGGATCGGGTGGTCGACGCCATGCGATGGAGGATCGAAGAGTTCCGGCCGATGATGGAACGGCTGTCGGGAGCCACCCGCGTCTCGGATCCTGTTCAGGCCTATTGCGACATACTGCACCACAGGTACGTGCTGTCCAGCGCCGCCGGCCGCGATGTGGGCACGGCGGCCGCAGTAGAGGACTGGTTCGAGAGCGGTCAGCCCGGATATCCGCTCGATGCGTGATCGCTCTCCGGACGGCTAGCTCAAGCTGCCTGCCGCCCCAATCACTCCGCCGTCGACCGGCAGGATGGCGCCGGTGATCCACGAAGCCGCCTCCGACGCCAGGAACAGCACGGCATTCGCCACGTCCTGCGGCTCGCCGAGCCGGCCGAGCGGGTGGGTGGCGGCGGCCGCTTCCTCACCGCCCTGCCAGAGTGCGGCCGACAACCGGGTCTTGACGACCGCGGGTGCCACGGCGTTCACCCTCACCATGGGTGCCATCTCCAGAGCCAGCTGTTGAGTGGCGAATATCAGCGCAGCTTTCGAGATGTTGTACGCGCCGAGCACCGCAGTGGGACGCAGACCCCCCACCGAGGCCACATTGATGATCGATCCACCGTGATCTCTCATCCAATGGTTGAAAGCGGAACGGGCCCACAGAATCGGACCCAGCTGATTGACCGACCAGGTCTTCTCCAGTGCGCCGAGATCCACCTCGGCGAGAGTCCCGGCAGCCGGATTGGTTCCGGCGTTGTTCACCAGGATGTCGCATCGGCCGAACTCACTGATCGCCTGCTGCACCGTCGACTCGGCGTGATCTCGATCATCAGCACGGGCCACAAGCGTGAGCAATCGATCAGCGCGGCCGATTTCGTCGACAATCCTCTCCCTGACCGCGACGAGGTTCTCCTCGCGACGCCCCGTGATCACCACTCCGCTTGCTCCGCTCCTGAGGAACTCGGCGGCTATCGCCTCCCCGATTCCCCTGCTGGCTCCGGTGACTATCGCGACCTTCTCGTCAACTCGTACATCCATGAAATCCTCCTGGTCGGATGCTAGGCGTCACTTCGGATTCAATGCCCGCCGCGTCTCACGCCGCCGTATTTCATCCTGGTGTCTCTCATCGAAGCGACCGTCGCCTCCGGGTCGGGGAGCCCGGCATCGACGATCTCCCCGATGAAGAAGGTATGCGACCCGCAGTCGACCGATTCCCACAGCCGGAGGTCCATCCAGGCGACGGCCTCTTCAAAGATCGGCGCGCCGGTCACACCCTCGCGTATCGGCCGGCCGTTCAACTGCATGCCTTCCTTGGTGGCCGGTTTCGAGAACTTGACGAATGTCCGTGTGTCCTCTGCAGACCAGAGGTTGATGGAGAACGAACCCCCCTGAACGATCAGGCCGTGGGTGACCGCCTTCTTGTCCACACCGATTCCTACCAGAACGGGTTCCATGGCCACCTGTGTGATCCAGCTCGTCGTCATTGCGTTCCACCTGTCACCGGCGCGCGAGCCTACGAGCGCCAGCGCGGTGGGAATGCTCCAAGTCACCCGGTTGATGAGTTCTGCCTGTAGTTCGGCCATTGAATCCTCCTGACATATCCTGGTAGGCCGTCGCCTGATCCATCGAGTTGCCCTAATCTTTCACCGTGCACATTCTGATCGCCACCGCTGGTGCTCTGCCGGCTGCTCGAGTTGCCGCTCTCGTCGCCACCATGACCCACGAGGATCTCCGCGTTTCGGTGATGACCGTAATAGAAGTTCCACTCTCGTTTCTCGATGACCTCGACGACGCCGAGTGGCGCCCGTTCGATGACGGCGCCGACCAGGCCACGATCCGGAAGCAACTCATCCGGGGTTACGTCGAGGAACGCGGCGCCCGGTTGATCGAACCGGTCGTTGCAGCACTCCGCACGCAGGGGATCGAAGCGCAGACAATCCTCGAGCAGGGCGAGAACGCCGGCGAGGTCATAGTCCGGGTCGCAGAAGAGCAGGGCGCGGACATGGTCGTCATGGGCTCGACCAGACCGATCTTTGATGAGACCGTCTGGAACAGCGTGTCGGTCAAGGTCATGCAACTCTCCACCGTTCCTCTGGTGCTGGTTCCGGGAGTCGCTCGGACTCTCGATGATGTCGAGCGGGATGAGCGCCGCCGGGTCATAGATGGGCAACGGGCCTGACGGCCGCGCCGTGAGGATTCCGGACCGCCTGCCGCAGTAGCTCGCTCGGCGATCCGGTGAAGCGCGGTTCGTTGTCACGGGAGTGGTCTGGGCCGGTGCAGCCCCCTCGGCCCGTCGGAGCGCGAAACTGTCACACCCGTCTGGCACAGTGTGGGCATGAGGCCGGAATGCAGACACAACGTGACATGGGAAGGTTCCACCGGCGTCGTCGCCTGCGGTGACTGCGGTGCGGTCGAGTGGTGGTCGGACGGTCGGCCGCTGGACCCGGCCGAAGGGATGGCGCGTCTGTTCGGCAGGTTTGAACTCGTCGCCAAGCTGCCCTCGCTCCGCGCCCCCGGCCCGGAGACGCTCGCCTATCGTCCATCATCGCGCCGGGCCACTTCGCGACTCGCCGCTTTTCCCCCTCACCAGTGGCTGCTGGTCGCGGACGGCCTCTGGTTGTCACACGACGGAGCAACACTGTTGCTGTGTCCGACCGACCCGGTACTCGCAGCCAACATGAGTTCAGAAGGCCGACATCAGGAGGTGCGGACCAGGTAGCGATCGAAAGGGCGCACCAGCCGATCCACCAGGCCGGAGTCACCGGCGAGCAGCACATATTCCAGATTGCGCAGGTGTGATACTTCACCTACCCGGTCGCCGTTCGGATTGTGAATACCGATCTGAGCGCCGACATACCGTTTCGAGTCGAAGGCGAGAGCTCGCACGCTGCCGCGCCGCTCCATCATGGCGACGAGAGACTCGAACTCGATCCACGACTCGTCGTTGTAGGACAATACGACTACGTGTGCGTCAACCGCGCCGATGACCGCCTCGAGGGCTTGCGGCATCTCTCGCTTCCGGTTGAATACGCTCTTCGTCTCGGCATCCCGACTGTCGAGTCGTTTGCACGCCACCCCGTAGTGTTCCGGCGCATCCCACGCCACCAGCGTCTCCCAGATGTGATAGTTGGTGAAGTAGCGATGCTGGTTGTAGGGAGGATCGAGGTAGGCGAGATCGAAGGATCCGAGACTGCCGGCCAGCTCGATTGCATCGCCGCGAACCGCCTGACCGCTGCCCGCGATGAGCTCGGGCAGGCGCATCTCGAGAGGTTTGAACGAACGGGGGGCCCATTGCTTCACATATGCCATCTGCACACCGGTCGTGGAGTCGACGCGATCGGCCGCGAGGATCAGGGAAGTCAGCAGAACCGGATACATCCACGAGGCTGAGAATTCCTCCTCGATGACATTCCTTATCGCGTCGACGCGCCGGGCATTGTGGGCCTGGAAGAAGCGCGCCTCCCGGCTGAAGGTTTCCGTGAAATAGCCGGCGACGCCTTCGAGCGAGTCAAGACGGTCGAGGACCGCGACTAGTTCGGCCCGGTCAACCTCGTCACCGTCGAGTTCCAGGTAACACCGTCCGAACACCTCCGAATACCGCGCCGTATCCACTGCGGTAACGACCGCTCCGCGTTCCTTGAAGGCGCGGGCCACCCTGGTGGTTCCGGTGAACAGGTCGAGCGCGCTGGCAGCACCTGCATCGGTGAGCAAGTCGCCGAGTACCGGAACGAGCCGGCGTTTGGATCCCAGGTATTTGATCATGCCCGACGGGCAACGTACCACGGCGTCGAAGTCCGGGCCGGTGTTTGACCTGGGGCGTGCCAGACTTCAAGATCTAGGTATGCACATCGCGCGGACTGCCAACGTAGACATTTGCTACGAGACATTCGGTCGATCGACCGACCCCGCTGTGCTCTTGATCCAGGGCCTGGGCGTACAGATGCTTGGATGGGACGAGGAGTTCTGCGCACTTCTGACGGGCCGCGGTTTGTTCGTGGTCCGCTTCGACAATCGTGACGTCGGTCTCTCGAGCTGTTTCGATGAAACCAACTTCGACCTGTCCGATGCCATCGGGCGGGCGCTCGCCGGCGAGAAGATCGAAGTCCCGTACAGCCTCATGGATATGGCTTCCGATGCGATAGGCCTGATGGATCACCTGGGAATCGAGCGAGCACACGTGGTCGGTGTTTCGATGGGCGGCATGATCGCCCAGACAATCGCCGCCGAGTATCCAGAGCGGGTCTCATCCCTGACCTCGATCATGTCGTCCACCGGCAGCCGAGCAGTCGGTCGACCCACACCTGAGGCCATCCAGGTGTTGTTCGAACGACCACCGCAGGACCGGGCCGCCGCCATCGAGGCATCAGTGCGAGCACAGAAGGTGCTGGGCGGCACGATCCAACTCGACGAGGAGCGGGCGCGCCGGAAAGCCGGGGCCGCGTTCGACCGCGCCTTCAATCCCGACGGAACGGGCCGGCAGCTGGCAGCTATCTACGCGGCGGGCAACAGAACCGACCACATTGCCGCTATTTCCGCTCCAGCGCTGGTAATCCACGGTGCACTGGATCCGCTGATCGACCCCTCCGGCGGCCGGCACACGGCAGAGGTGATCCCGGGCGCCCGCTTGGTGATCATCGATGAGATGGGACACGATCTCCCGCCGGCGCTGTGGGACCGTCTGATCGATGAGATCTCGGCTCACATCCGAGCGGCAGAGGCAACCGGCGCGTAGCGCGGCAGCCCCCGATCCGGGCCTGCCGTACAATCTCAACAAGGTCTGTCAACAAAGGGTCTCTCTCATGCCTTCATTCGACGTTGTTTCCGAAGTAGATCTCCAGGAGGTGCGCAACGCGGTCGACCAGGCTGCGCGCGAGACCTCGACCCGCTACG
This genomic interval from Acidimicrobiia bacterium contains the following:
- a CDS encoding DUF4032 domain-containing protein, coding for MASFSMTVRSGHPDFLDLEWDKSIVEWTTGRIVYLPKGISRHEVRFVVYPEGTYVVKELPRRAARRDYAVLRDLEGTGVPAVVPIGLVEDRSGDPHEERSSALITRYADFSFSYRELLEGAGFGPRRTQMLDAFAWLLVQLHLAGCFWGDCSLSNVLYRFDADAIETIMVDAETAEIHAELSEGRRMEDLQIMIENVAGGMADIAARQGYDLDEADLELGEDIAARYLALWLELNEELVIRPEERYRIRERVERLNSLGLSVDEVELLPSEEGRRIKVHLRIGVRDFHARRLEELTGVRALEQQARYILGDVHYFYAQQPSNSDRVVDAMRWRIEEFRPMMERLSGATRVSDPVQAYCDILHHRYVLSSAAGRDVGTAAAVEDWFESGQPGYPLDA
- a CDS encoding SDR family oxidoreductase, yielding MDVRVDEKVAIVTGASRGIGEAIAAEFLRSGASGVVITGRREENLVAVRERIVDEIGRADRLLTLVARADDRDHAESTVQQAISEFGRCDILVNNAGTNPAAGTLAEVDLGALEKTWSVNQLGPILWARSAFNHWMRDHGGSIINVASVGGLRPTAVLGAYNISKAALIFATQQLALEMAPMVRVNAVAPAVVKTRLSAALWQGGEEAAAATHPLGRLGEPQDVANAVLFLASEAASWITGAILPVDGGVIGAAGSLS
- a CDS encoding flavin reductase family protein; this encodes MAELQAELINRVTWSIPTALALVGSRAGDRWNAMTTSWITQVAMEPVLVGIGVDKKAVTHGLIVQGGSFSINLWSAEDTRTFVKFSKPATKEGMQLNGRPIREGVTGAPIFEEAVAWMDLRLWESVDCGSHTFFIGEIVDAGLPDPEATVASMRDTRMKYGGVRRGGH
- a CDS encoding universal stress protein, encoding MHILIATAGALPAARVAALVATMTHEDLRVSVMTVIEVPLSFLDDLDDAEWRPFDDGADQATIRKQLIRGYVEERGARLIEPVVAALRTQGIEAQTILEQGENAGEVIVRVAEEQGADMVVMGSTRPIFDETVWNSVSVKVMQLSTVPLVLVPGVARTLDDVERDERRRVIDGQRA
- a CDS encoding DNA adenine methylase, which gives rise to MIKYLGSKRRLVPVLGDLLTDAGAASALDLFTGTTRVARAFKERGAVVTAVDTARYSEVFGRCYLELDGDEVDRAELVAVLDRLDSLEGVAGYFTETFSREARFFQAHNARRVDAIRNVIEEEFSASWMYPVLLTSLILAADRVDSTTGVQMAYVKQWAPRSFKPLEMRLPELIAGSGQAVRGDAIELAGSLGSFDLAYLDPPYNQHRYFTNYHIWETLVAWDAPEHYGVACKRLDSRDAETKSVFNRKREMPQALEAVIGAVDAHVVVLSYNDESWIEFESLVAMMERRGSVRALAFDSKRYVGAQIGIHNPNGDRVGEVSHLRNLEYVLLAGDSGLVDRLVRPFDRYLVRTS
- a CDS encoding alpha/beta fold hydrolase, giving the protein MHIARTANVDICYETFGRSTDPAVLLIQGLGVQMLGWDEEFCALLTGRGLFVVRFDNRDVGLSSCFDETNFDLSDAIGRALAGEKIEVPYSLMDMASDAIGLMDHLGIERAHVVGVSMGGMIAQTIAAEYPERVSSLTSIMSSTGSRAVGRPTPEAIQVLFERPPQDRAAAIEASVRAQKVLGGTIQLDEERARRKAGAAFDRAFNPDGTGRQLAAIYAAGNRTDHIAAISAPALVIHGALDPLIDPSGGRHTAEVIPGARLVIIDEMGHDLPPALWDRLIDEISAHIRAAEATGA